The Nothobranchius furzeri strain GRZ-AD chromosome 6, NfurGRZ-RIMD1, whole genome shotgun sequence genome includes a region encoding these proteins:
- the map1b gene encoding microtubule-associated protein 1B: MATLVESADMETLGIHSHTGTSPTSSSPPQHFNDSKFYLLVVIGEIVTEDHLKCAIADIEKGIRSWDTNLIDCNLDQELKLFVSRHSARFSADVKGQRILHHKSNVLETVVLINPSDEAVSTEVRLMISDTARHKLLVLAGQCSEKSGELILQSGSFSFFSFIDIFTDQEIGELLSTIHPANKANLTLSCPEQGDWKNSNLDKHNLQDFINMKLNSTLILPEMEGLSEFTEYLSESVEIPSPFDMLEPPTSGGFLKLSKPCCYIFPGGRGDSALFAVNGFNMLINGGSDRKSCFWKLVRHLDRVDSILLTHIGDDNLPGINSMLQRKIAELEEEQSQGSTANSDWVKNMISPDIGVVFVNFPENLDHPGPNYRVRRNVDEAAFTQQFLNKLSLRIETLQRPVGNTIEPITLFQKMGVGMLEMYVLNPSKNSKEMQHFMKQWTGSEKDTTSILLPNGKESEFPLSYLTSISSLIVWHPANPSEKVVRVLFSGNATQDDIFEGMEKLKHLDFLKQPVVTQKALSSSSPSTPTLKQTKMKHRTDSKESLKSTPKPSTIKSIRKISKEEMPEKAKTDVESAQEKTEKKDKKEKVPLKKDKAKTQEKEPKAKTDQSNQNQTLDKKPEAKPKAEKTTKKETKAPMKKDDASKLEARKEEKVKKEEGKKVLKRDIRRDSPMKDKKEEKKEQKKDVKKSSRDIKKTTTAGEERNIKPKPLKKEDASKKESGALSKLKDKGKSKAVKKETKIDSKLPVSPAAAAVAAVTEDLEAERSLMSSPEDLTKDFEQLRADELVEEEAIVDQNEEREASAIQQEQTVQNKESPEALESMDEGITTTEAEGDSGWTPDEQLLKEKVNVSVCEKFEDEGTVMEETSEGGDYEEKGEMEEVYEPQKEEADESDLTHCTEEHHDELTEIDICKDSDGMTNENVENKLGSPKEAERQTLPGSASPKISSPVSPAASFRDEMPTVGFESSTASDDENRGEPPDEFTATSGHTQSTLEISSVPTPLDEMLTPRDIMSDEATNDETASPSEDVDRLGKSASGEFDKKLSPIQDLPEFSHSQSDATEGRDYDHSASSISPPSSLEEDKICEGFTSTEKAEKVHSDLKSHEKNDAEPAKLSAVSTTFPFVRSPSVEAKDVFESPAMFDAPIELSSTLADITLATTDSSQSPDDKPLEEANSPQSSGHTPYYQSPVDEKVDILPPATEDKSQGPVIVEVESDKEDSSNRVTPEPVETELEDSSPVEREVPSPKSTPHTEPESPGTKESPFDIDPKKSVEKNHLVMSSVPLTKHEFDTNLFATFKEDNKMSISEGTTSEKSETPLEEVVAEDTFSHLASASTASLATSSLPEPTTGSPSLHAEVGSPHSTEVDDSLSVSVVQTPTTLHEAEESPTKEDSPRPMSISPENSPKTISKAQLQDTKSPEHSAMSVEFGQESPDHSLTLDFSKQSPEHQSLGSSSHATENGPTEVDYTLSDGADLRAAGGGTSAAENSCHFEENESVCATSATPSDASQSTPSVATPCQMAEMSHAEVELTDMSPVSPKASSVTHSPHLSPVLGGPPAKDIPSPISQSVESTTNSDSQQLYDKSPSPPKPSSPSTSFNLSKGNTPSPAKETNPFKCDALSLENDSPVSPKVPSPLQLQLSSDPFDYSSCCGFKEPDTTKKSPCAASKTDVDLCLVTSCEYRHPKTELSPSFINPSPLEYFTNEENVLDEKKLLVKSGEGPPPPGGKLPAKQCEDTPPTSISESAPSQTDSDVPPGTEECPSITADANIDSEDDSETLPTDRTLTYRQADPPPVALRDSAPFSGSHDACMVDPEALKAEENVHNPNANGGDKPGKKKLSKKSSSPARKSGLSKVKDSKTASPKKSGGEGKDAKNATNTSASKGVKTTALGPGGGKISSHSNCPPMYMDLVYIPNHCSAKNVNADFFKHVRSSYYVVSGNDLTAQEPSRAVLDALLEGKSQWGNNMQVTLIPTHDTDVMREWYQETHDKQQELNIMVLASSSTVVMQDESFPACKIEL, translated from the exons ATGGCCACGCTAGTGGAATCTGCAGACATGGAGACTTTAGGCATCCACAGCCACACCGGGACGTCTCCCACCTCCTCCAGCCCCCCTCAGCACTTCAACGACAGCAAATtctacctgctggtggtgatcggggaGATCGTAACAGAGGATCACCTCAAGTGTGCCATTGCAGACATAGAGAAAG ggaTCCGCTCATGGGACACCAACCTCATTGACTGCAACCTGGACCAGGAGCTGAAGTTGTTTGTCTCCAGACACTCGGCGCGTTTCTCTGCAGACGTCAAAG GGCAAAGAATTCTTCACCATAAGAGTAATGTCCTGGAGACGGTGGTGCTCATTAACCCTTCAGATGAAGCTGTCAGCACTGAG GTTCGTTTGATGATCTCTGACACCGCCAGGCACAAGCTTCTGGTGCTGGCGGGACAATGCTCTGAAAAATCCGGGGAGCTGATTCTTCAGTCTGGATCTTTCTCCTTCTTCAGTTTCATAGACATATTCACTGATCAAGAG ATTGGTGAGTTGCTCAGCACCATCCACCCAGCAAACAAAGCCAACCTTACACTCTCCTGTCCTGAACAAGGAGACTGGAAAAACTCCAACTTGGACAAACACAACCTGCAAGACTTCATCAACATGAAACTAAACTCCACTCTCATCCTCCCTGAAATGGAGGGCCTCTCAGAGTTCACAGAGTATTTGTCGGAATCAGTAGAGATCCCGTCTCCTTTTGACATGTTAGAACCTCCGACCTCAGGTGGATTTCTCAAACTCTCCAAACCGTGCTGTTACATTTTCCCTGGTGGTCGAGGTGACTCTGCTCTATTTGCCGTTAATGGATTCAACATGCTTATCAACGGTGGTTCAGACAGGAAGTCATGCTTCTGGAAACTAGTAAGGCATCTAGATCGGGTGGACTCCATCCTCCTGACCCACATCGGCGATGACAATTTGCCAGGCATCAACAGCATGTTGCAGAGAAAGATTGCGGAACTCGAGGAGGAACAATCACAGGGTTCCACAGCTAACAGTGACTGGGTGAAGAACATGATCTCTCCAGATATTGGTGTTGTGTTTGTGAATTTTCCTGAAAACCTGGATCATCCTGGACCTAATTACAGGGTGCGCAGGAATGTTGATGAGGCAGCATTCACCCAGCAGTTTTTGAACAAGCTCAGCTTGAGGATTGAGACGTTGCAAAGGCCTGTAGGAAACACCATAGAACCAATCACACTTTTTCAGAAAATGGGTGTTGGGATGCTTGAAATGTATGTTCTCAATCCTTCTAAGAACAGCAAAGAGATGCAGCACTTCATGAAGCAGTGGACAGGCAGTGAAAAAGACACTACTTCAATTCTGCTTCCAAATGGAAAAGAATCTGAGTTTCCGCTTTCTTACTTGACTTCTATCTCTTCTCTCATTGTGTGGCACCCTGCAAACCCCTCAGAAAAGGTTGTGCGAGTTCTCTTTTCTGGAAACGCCACCCAAGATGACATCTTTGAGGGGATGGAAAAACTTAAGCATTTAGATTTCTTGAAACAGCCAGTTGTCACTCAAAAAGCATTGTCTTCTAGCTCACCATCAACCCCAACGCTAAAGCAAACAAAGATGAAGCACAGAACAGACAGTAAAGAGAGCCTGAAATCTACCCCAAAGCCATCCACAATCaaaagcatcaggaagatttcaaAGGAGGAAATGCCAGAGAAGGCAAAGACTGACGTGGAATCAGCTCAagagaaaacagaaaagaaagacaaaaaagaaaaagttcCATTGAAAAAAGACAAGGCAAAGACACAGGAGAAAGAGCCTAAAGCAAAAACTGATCAGTCCAACCAAAACCAAACGCTGGACAAAAAACCTGAAGCTAAACCCAAAGCTGAAAAGACAACTAAAAAAGAAACCAAAGCACCCATGAAAAAAGATGACGCCTCCAAACTTGAAGCTAGAAAGGAGGAGAAAGTAAAGAAAGAGGAGGGGAAAAAAGTTCTGAAAAGGGACATCAGAAGAGATTCCCCTATGAAAGACAAAAAGGAAgaaaagaaagaacaaaagaaagatgTCAAAAAGTCCTCCAGGGACATAAAAAAGACCACCACTGCAGGGGAAGAAAGGAATATCAAACCAAAGCCACTGAAAAAGGAGGACGCATCAAAGAAAGAATCGGGAGCTCTCTCGAAGTTAAAAGACAAAGGAAAGTCAAAGGCAGTGAAGAAAGAGACAAAGATAGATAGCAAACTGCCAGTAagccctgctgctgcagctgttgCTGCTGTTACAGAGGATCTAGAAGCAGAAAGATCTTTGATGTCCTCACCAGAGGACCTCACTAAAGACTTTGAGCAgctcagagctgatgagctagttGAGGAGGAAGCTATTGTAGATCAAAATGAGGAGAGAGAGGCTTCAGCGATCCAACAGGAACAAACAGTACAGAACAAAGAGTCTCCCGAAGCACTGGAATCTATGGATGAGGGTATAACAACAACAGAGGCAGAAGGAGACAGTGGATGGACTCCAGACGAACAGCTTCTGAAGGAAAAAGTCAATGTCAGCGTTTGTGAGAAGTTTGAAGATGAGGGCACCGTAATGGAGGAGACATCAGAAGGAGGTGATTATGAAGAGAAGGGGGAGATGGAGGAGGTTTATGAACCGCAAAAAGAGGAAGCAGATGAAAGTGATCTCACGCATTGCACAGAGGAACACCATGACGAGCTTACAGAAATAGATATTTGTAAGGACAGTGATGGCATGACTAATGAGAACGTAGAAAACAAGCTTGGAAGTCCTAAAGAAGCAGAGAGgcagactcttcctggatcagctTCACCCAAAATTTCCTCTCCAGTTTCTCCTGCTGCGTCTTTCCGCGATGAAATGCCTACAGTTGGTTTTGAGAGCTCCACAGCTTCGGATGATGAGAACAGAGGTGAACCCCCTGATGAGTTCACGGCCACTTCTGGTCACACGCAATCCACTCTTGAAATATCTAGCGTCCCAACACCACTGGATGAGATGTTGACTCCTAGGGACATCATGAGTGACGAAGCCACCAATGATGAGACGGCCTCTCCATCTGAGGATGTAGACAGGTTGGGGAAGTCAGCGTCAGGAGAGTTTGATAAGAAGCTTTCACCAATTCAGGATCTACCAGAGTTTAGTCACTCTCAGAGTGATGCCACGGAAGGCCGAGACTACGACCATTCTGCTTCTTCAATATCGCCCCCTTCATCCCTAGAAGAGGATAAAATCTGTGAGGGGTTTACCTCAACAGAGAAGGCTGAAAAAGTCCACTCTGATCTAAAGTCACATGAGAAGAATGATGCTGAGCCAGCCAAGCTAAGTGCAGTGTCCACAACATTTCCTTTTGTTCGTTCTCCCTCAGTGGAAGCCAAGGATGTTTTTGAATCTCCAGCCATGTTTGATGCTCCAATAGAACTGTCATCCACGCTGGCTGATATCACTCTAGCAACAACTGATTCATCTCAAAGCCCAGATGACAAACCACTGGAAGAAGCTAATTCACCCCAGTCATCGGGGCACACCCCTTATTACCAGTCACCAGTAGATGAGAAAGTGGACATCCTACCGCCTGCAACAGAAGACAAGTCACAGGGTCCAGTCATTGTGGAGGTCGAAAGTGATAAAGAGGATTCCTCTAACAGAGTTACCCCCGAGCCTGTGGAAACAGAATTAGAGGACTCTTCTCCTGTCGAGAGGGAAGTTCCTTCTCCAAAAAGCACACCACACACTGAGCCAGAGTCCCCTGGGACAAAGGAGTCACCCTTTGATATAGATCCCAAGAAATCTGTTGAAAAGAATCATTTAGTGATGTCCTCTGTACCATTGACTAAGCATGAATTTGACACCAATCTTTTTGCCACTTTTAAAGAAGACAATAAAATGTCGATTTCAGAAGGCACCACATCAGAGAAGTCTGAAACTCCACTGGAAGAAGTGGTAGCAGAAGACACATTTTCACACCTAGCTTCAGCATCCACAGCCTCCTTGGCCACCAGCTCATTGCCTGAACCAACCACTGGTTCTCCTTCCCTTCATGCTGAGGTGGGCTCTCCTCACTCAACAGAAGTCGATGACTCTTTATCTGTTTCTGTGGTTCAGACTCCAACCACCTTACATGAGGCTGAGGAATCTCCAACCAAAGAAGATAGTCCAAGGCCTATGTCTATCTCTCCAGAAAACTCACCAAAGACCATAAGCAAGGCTCAGTTACAGGACACAAAATCTCCAGAACATTCTGCAATGTCTGTAGAGTTTGGCCAAGAGTCCCCAGACCACTCCTTAACTCTGGACTTTAGTAAGCAATCTCCAGAACATCAGTCACTGGGCAGCAGCTCACATGCAACAGAGAATGGCCCTACTGAGGTTGATTACACTCTTTCTGATGGAGCAGACCTGAGAGCAGCAGGAGGGGGAACATCTGCAGCAGAAAACTCTTGTCATTTTGAGGAAAATGAATCAGTCTGTGCCACTTCTGCAACTCCGTCTGATGCATCTCAGTCAACTCCCTCTGTTGCAACCCCCTGCCAAATGGCAGAGATGTCACATGCAGAGGTAGAACTAACAGATATGTCACCAGTCTCCCCAAAGGCATCATCGGTCACCCATTCTCCTCATCTTTCTCCTGTGTTAGGAGGTCCTCCAGCTAAAGACATCCCCAGCCCCATCTCACAATCTGTGGAGAGCACAACTAACTCTGATTCACAGCAGTTATATGACAAGTCACCCTCACCCCCAAAACCTTCTTCCCCATCTACGTCTTTTAATCTTTCAAAAGGAAATACACCTTCCCCAGCAAAGGAAACAAATCCTTTTAAATGTGATGCTTTGAGCCTTGAAAACGATTCTCCTGTGAGTCCTAAAGTTCCTTCTCCTTTACAGCTACAATTGTCCTCTGATCCATTCGATTACAGTTCTTGCTGTGGTTTCAAGGAACCAGACACCACAAAGAAAAGTCCTTGTGCTGCATCTAAGACAGATGTTGACCTCTGTCTTGTCACTTCTTGTGAGTACCGTCATCCCAAGACTGAATTATCTCCTTCTTTCATTAATCCAAGCCCTCTTGAGTATTTCACAAATGAAGAAAATGTTTTAGATGAGAAGAAGCTTCTGGTCAAGTCAGGGGAAGGTCCTCCACCTCCAGGAGGTAAGCTGCCTGCCAAGCAATGTGAGGATACTCCACCCACATCCATTAGTGAATCTGCTCCCTCACAGACAGATTCAGATGTACCACCAGGAACAGAAGAGTGCCCCTCCATCACAGCAGACGCAAACATTGACTCTGAAGATGACTCTGAGACCCTACCTACTGACAGAACTCTGACCTACAGGCAGGCCGATCCTCCTCCAGTGGCACTCAGGGATTCTGCTCCATTTTCAGGCAGTCATGATGCTTGTATGGTGGATCCAGAAGCGCTAAAGGCTGAAGAAAATGTTCACAATCCTAATGCGAATGGAGGAGACAAGCCCGGTAAGAAAAAGCTGTCGAAAAAGTCCTCATCACCAGCTAGAAAGAGTGGCCTGTCCAAAGTTAAGGACTCAAAGACTGCTTCTCCCAAGAAAAGTGGTGGAGAAGGGAAAGATGCCAAAAATGCAACCAATACTTCTGCATCCAAAGGTGTAAAAACCACTGCATTAG